A segment of the Yersinia rochesterensis genome:
AAGAAATGGCAACAGCAGCAGAGCAACAGCTGAACGTTAAGATTATTTTGATGAACAACCAGTCATTAGGTTTAGTCCATCAACAGCAAGATTTGTTCTTCGGCAAACGAATTTTTGCCGCGGATTACCCTTATCGCACTAATTTTATTCATATTGCTGAAGGGTTTGGCTTCTCGACCTGTGATCTTAATACTGCCAGCGATCCTTATGCAGCTTTACATGAGGCTTTAAACCGCCCTGGCCCGGTACTGATTCACGCACTGATTGATGTGGATGAAAAAGTGTACCCAATGGTGCCTCCGGGCGCGGCAAATATTGATATGATTGGAGGTGAATAATATGACAGCTCAACCAATAACCCCGCAGCAAGTCATTTCTGCGCGCGTCACGTTACTGCTCACCGTGCGCAACCATCCTGGAGTCATGTCCCATATTTGTGGGTTATTTGCCCGCCGCGCATTTAACGTCGATGGAATATTATGTATGCCGCTGGCCGGTGGAGAAGAGAGCCGTATCTGGTTGCAGGTCTTAGATGATCAGCGCTTACAACAAATGATAAGCCAACTGGAAAAACTCGAAGATGTGCTTCAGGTTTGCCGCTTTGACTCTGAAATGCCGATTTTTGATCAGGTTGAAGACTTAGTCGCCAATCAACGATAACAGGTCACCCTCTTTCATCGACACTGTTGCGATTAAATGGCAGTGTCGGTAAAGAGCAATACGTGTCAATAGATTAATACTTATTATCCGATGAGTTGAATAATGTATGACGAAAATACAAGGG
Coding sequences within it:
- the ilvN gene encoding acetolactate synthase small subunit, whose amino-acid sequence is MTAQPITPQQVISARVTLLLTVRNHPGVMSHICGLFARRAFNVDGILCMPLAGGEESRIWLQVLDDQRLQQMISQLEKLEDVLQVCRFDSEMPIFDQVEDLVANQR